In Canis lupus dingo isolate Sandy chromosome 27, ASM325472v2, whole genome shotgun sequence, one genomic interval encodes:
- the TNS2 gene encoding tensin-2 isoform X2, producing MKSSGPVERLLRALGRRDSSRASSRPRKAEPHSFREKVFRKKPPVCAVCKVTVDGTGVSCRVCKVATHRKCEAKVTSSCQALPPAELRRNTAPVRRIEHLGSTKSLNHSKQRSTLPRSFSLDPLMERRWDLDLTYVTERILAAAFPARPDEQRHRGHLRELAHVLQSKHRDKYLLFNLSEKRHDLTRLNPKVQDFGWPELHAPPLDKLCSICKAMETWLSADPQHVVVLYCKGSKGKLGVIVSAYMHYSKISAGADQALATLTMRKFCEDKVAAELQPSQRRYISYFSGLLSGSIRMNSSPLFLHYVLVPVLPAFEPGTGFQPFLKIYQSMQLVYTSGIYHIAGPGPQQLCISLEPALLLKGDVMVTCYHKGGRGTDRTLVFRVQFHTCTIHGPRLTFPKDQLDEAWADERFPFQASVEFVFSSSPEKVKGSTPRNDPSVSVDYNTAEPAVRWDSYEHFNQHHEDSVDGSPTHTRGPLDGSPYAQVQRAPRQTPPAPSPEPPPPPMLSVSSDSGHSSTLTAEPAAESPGRPPPTAAERQELDRLLGGCGVAGPGRGAGRETAILDDEEQPPAAAGPPLGVYSGHRPGLSRHCSCRQGYREPCGVPNGGYYRPEGTLDRRRLAYGGYEGHPQGYAEAAVEKRRLCRSLSEGPYPYGPELGKAASADFGYRAPGYRELVILEDPGLPALCSCPACEEKLALPTAALYGLRLEREAGEGWAGEAGKPLLHPLRPGHPLPLLVPACGHHHAPMPDYGCLKPPKASEDGHEGCSCALCPDGRYGHPGYPALVTYGYGGALPSYCPAYGRVPQSCGSPGEGRGYPSSGAHSPRAGSVSPGSPPYPPPRKLSYEIPAEEGGDRYPMPGHLAPAGPLASAESPEPASWREGPSGHSTLPRSPRDAPRSAPSELSGPSTPLHTSSPVQGKDGTRRQDTTSPTLVPTQRPSPGEPLPSVPQGGAEEKAPEAPARSGLELPAPSPFPAASPPGSPHDWPQERSPGSRSDSASPRGPVPTTLPGLRHAPWQGLRDPPDSPDGSPLTPVPTQMPWLVASPEPPQSSPTPAFPVAASYDISGPSQPPLPEKRHLLGPGQQPGPWGPEQASPPARGTSHHVTFAPLLPDQVPQPPEPPAQESQSNVKFVQDTSKFWYKPHLSRDQAIALLKDKDPGAFLIRDSHSFQGAYGLALKVATAPPSAQPWRGDPLEQLVRHFLIETGPKGVKIKGCPSEPYFGSLSALVSQHSISPLSLPCCLRIPSKDPLEETPEAPAPANMSTAADLLRQGAACSVLYLTSVETESLTGPQAVARASSAALSCSPRPTPAVVHFKVSAQGITLTDNQRKLFFRRHYPVNSITFSSTDPQDRRWTNPDGTTSKIFGFVAKKPGSPWENVCHLFAELDPDQPAGAIVTFITKVLLGQRK from the exons ATGAAGTCCAGCGGCCCCGTGGAGAGGCTGCTcagagccctggggaggagggacagcagCCGGGCCAGCAGCAGG CCTCGGAAAGCCGAACCACATAGCTTCCGGGAGAAGGTGTTCCGCAAGAAACCACCGGTCTGCGCGGTGTGTAAGGTGACCGTCGATGGGACTGGAGTCTCATGCAGAG TTTGCAAGGTGGCAACACATAGAAAATGTGAAGCAAAG GTGACTTCGTCCTGTCAGGCCTTGCCTCCCGCCGAGCTG CGGAGAAACACCGCCCCCGTGAGGCGCATAGAGCACCTG GGATCCACCAAGTCTCTGAACCACTCAAAGCAGCGCAGCACCCTGCCCAG GAGCTTCAGCCTGGACCCGCTCATGGAGCGCCGCTGGGACCTGGACCTCACCTACGTGACGGAGCGGATCCTGGCCGCCGCCTTCCCCGCGCGGCCCGACGAGCAGCGACACCGGGGCCACCTGCGCGAGCTGGCTCACGTGCTGCAGTCCAAGCACCGCGACAAGTACCtg CTCTTCAACCTTTCAGAGAAAAGACACGACCTGACCCGCCTAAACCCCAAG GTCCAGGACTTCGGCTGGCCCGAGCTGCACGCGCCCCCCCTGGACAAGCTGTGTTCCATCTGCAAAGCCATGGAGACGTGGCTCAGTGCTGACCCACAGCACGTGGTCGTACTGTACTGCAAG gGGAGCAAGGGCAAGCTCGGCGTCATCGTCTCCGCCTACATGCACTACAGCAAGATCTCTGCAGG GGCAGACCAGGCGCTGGCCACGCTTACCATGAGGAAGTTCTGCGAGGACAAGGTGGCCGCGGAGCTGCAGCCCTCCCAGCGCCG GTACATCAGCTACTTCAGCGGCCTGCTGTCCGGCTCCATCAGAATGAACAGCAGCCCCCTCTTCCTGCACTACGTGCTCGTGCCCGTGCTGCCAGCCTTTGAGCCCGGCACCG GCTTCCAGCCCTTCCTCAAGATCTACCAGTCCATGCAGCTGGTCTACACCTCGGGAATCTA TCACATCGCCGGCCCCGGGCCGCAGCAGCTCTGCATCAGCCTGGAGCCGGCCCTCCTCCTCAAGGGCGATGTCATG GTGACCTGCTATCACAAGGGTGGCCGGGGGACAGACCGGACCCTTGTGTTTCGAGTCCAGTTCCACACGTGCACCATCCACGGACCACGGCTCACTTTCCCCAAGGACCAGCTGGACGAGGCCTGGGCTG aTGAGAGGTTCCCATTCCAAGCCTCCGTGGAGTTCGTCTTCTCCTCCAGCCCTGAAAAGGTCAAAG GCAGCACCCCACGGAATGACCCTTCGGTCTCCGTTGACTACAACACCGCAGAGCCCGCCGTGCGCTGGGACTCCTACGAGCACTTCAATCAGCACCACGAGGACAGCGTGGACG GCTCCCCCACCCACACCCGGGGACCTCTGGATGGCAGTCCCTACGCCCAGGTGCAGCGGGCCCCCCGCCAGACCCCGCCGGCACCCTCCCCGGAGCCACCTCCGCCCCCCATGCTCTCCGTCAGCAGCGACTCCGGCCACTCGTCCACGCTGACCGCCGAGCCGGCCGCCGAGTCCCCTGGCCGGCCTCCCCCGACGGCCGCCGAGCGCCAGGAGCTGGACCGCCTCctggggggctgcggggtggccgggccgggccggggcgccgggCGGGAGACGGCCATCCTGGACGACGAGGAGCAGCCCCCCGCGGCCGCGGGCCCGCCGCTCGGAGTGTACTCGGGCCACAGGCCCGGCCTCAGCCGCCACTGCTCCTGCCGCCAGGGCTACCGGGAGCCCTGCGGGGTCCCCAACGGGGGCTACTACCGGCCAGAGGGAACGCTGGACCGGCGGCGGCTGGCCTACGGGGGCTACGAGGGGCACCCCCAGGGCTACGCCGAGGCCGCGGTGGAAAAGAGGCGCCTCTGCCGCTCGCTGTCCGAGGGGCCCTACCCCTACGGCCCGGAGCTGGGGAAAGCCGCCAGCGCGGACTTCGGCTACCGGGCCCCGGGCTACCGGGAGCTGGTGATCCTGGAGGACCCGGGGCTGCCCGCCCTGTGCTCGTGCCCCGCGTGCGAGGAGAAGCTGGCGCTGCCCACTGCGGCCCTGTACGGGCTGCGGCTGGAgcgggaggccggggaggggtgGGCGGGCGAGGCGGGCAAGCCTCTGCTGCACCCGCTGCGCCCCGGGCACCCGCTGCCCCTGCTGGTGCCTGCCTGCGGCCATCACCACGCCCCCATGCCCGACTACGGCTGCCTGAAGCCGCCCAAGGCCAGCGAGGACGGGCACGAGGGCTGCTCCTGCGCCCTGTGCCCCGACGGCAGGTATGGGCATCCGGGGTACCCGGCCCTGGTGACCTACGGCTACGGAGGAGCGCTCCCCAGTTACTGCCCGGCGTACGGCAGGGTGCCTCAGAGCTGTGGCTCCCCGGGTGAGGGCAGGGGGTACCCCAGCTCCGGTGCCCACTCCCCCCGGGCCGGCTCCGTCTCCCCGGGCAGCCCGCCCTACCCACCACCCAGGAAGCTGAGCTACGAGATCCCCgcggaggagggaggggacaggtaCCCGATGCCTGGGCACCTGGCCCCAGCAGGACCCCTGGCATCCGCAG AGTCACCCGAGCCGGCGTCCTGGAGGGAGGGCCCCAGCGGGCACAGCACCCTGCCTCGCTCCCCCCGTGATGCTCCACGCAGCGCGCCCTCCGAGCTCTCGGGGCCCTCCACGCCCTTGCACACCAGCAGCCCGGTCCAGGGCAAGGACGG CACCCGACGGCAGGACACCACGTCCCCCACCTTGGTGCCCACCCAGAGGCCAAGTCCCGGCGAGCCCTTGCCGTCCGTTCCCCAGGGAGGCGCCGAAGAAAAGGCTCCCGAGGCGCCAGCGAGGAGCGGGCTTGAGCTCCCGGCCCCGAGCCCCttccccgccgcctccccgcccggCTCACCCCACGACTGGCCTCAGGAGAGGAGCCCAGGGAGCCGCTCGGACAGCGCCAGCCCCCGGGGCCCCGTGCCCACCACGCTGCCTGGCCTCCGCCATGCCCCCTGGCAGGGCCTCCGAGACCCGCCGGATAGTCCGGACGGGTCCCCCCTCACCCCCGTGCCTACCCAGATGCCCTGGCTCGTGGCCAGCCCGGAGCCGCCGCAGAGCTCCCCCACGCCTGCCTTCCCCGTGGCCGCTTCCTATGACATCAGCGGCCCCTCGCAGCCGCCACTGCCCGAGAAACGCCACTTGCTGGGACCTGGGCAacagccagggccctggggccccgAGCAGGCCTCCCCACCAGCCAGGGGCACCAGTCACCATGTCACCTTTGCACCTCTGCTCCCGGACCAagtcccccagcccccag AGCCCCCTGCGCAAGAGAGCCAGAGCAACGTCAAGTTCGTCCAGGATACGTCCAAGTTCTGGTACAAACCACACCTGTCCCGTGACCAAG CCATTGCCCTGCTGAAGGACAAGGACCCTGGTGCCTTCCTGATCAGGGACAGTCACTCGTTCCAAGGAGCCTATGGGCTGGCCCTCAAGGTAGCCACAGCTCCACCCAGCGCCCAGCCCTGGAGAG GGGACCCCCTGGAGCAGCTGGTGCGCCATTTCCTCATTGAGACTGGGCCCAAAGGGGTGAAGATCAAGGGCTGTCCCAGCGAGCCCTACTTTG GCAGCCTGTCCGCCCTGGTGTCCCAGCACTCCATCTCCCCGCTgtccctgccctgctgcctgcGCATCCCCAGCAAAG ATCCTCTGGAGGAGACCCCAGAGGCCCCGGCGCCCGCCAACATGAGCACGGCGGCAGACCTCCTCCGTCAGGGCGCCG
- the TNS2 gene encoding tensin-2 isoform X3 has protein sequence MQMREARWHILPSDSSSQPKGCRPRLRPEDPVALNPIYFWQITPPTHTHFQGPNPPPSLTPGTGSWPCSQEGGRRPTEGVGACVGRGPPVQSLGLGQLLSKESRARRAMKPRKAEPHSFREKVFRKKPPVCAVCKVTVDGTGVSCRVCKVATHRKCEAKVTSSCQALPPAELRRNTAPVRRIEHLGSTKSLNHSKQRSTLPRSFSLDPLMERRWDLDLTYVTERILAAAFPARPDEQRHRGHLRELAHVLQSKHRDKYLLFNLSEKRHDLTRLNPKVQDFGWPELHAPPLDKLCSICKAMETWLSADPQHVVVLYCKGSKGKLGVIVSAYMHYSKISAGADQALATLTMRKFCEDKVAAELQPSQRRYISYFSGLLSGSIRMNSSPLFLHYVLVPVLPAFEPGTGFQPFLKIYQSMQLVYTSGIYHIAGPGPQQLCISLEPALLLKGDVMVTCYHKGGRGTDRTLVFRVQFHTCTIHGPRLTFPKDQLDEAWADERFPFQASVEFVFSSSPEKVKGSTPRNDPSVSVDYNTAEPAVRWDSYEHFNQHHEDSVDGSPTHTRGPLDGSPYAQVQRAPRQTPPAPSPEPPPPPMLSVSSDSGHSSTLTAEPAAESPGRPPPTAAERQELDRLLGGCGVAGPGRGAGRETAILDDEEQPPAAAGPPLGVYSGHRPGLSRHCSCRQGYREPCGVPNGGYYRPEGTLDRRRLAYGGYEGHPQGYAEAAVEKRRLCRSLSEGPYPYGPELGKAASADFGYRAPGYRELVILEDPGLPALCSCPACEEKLALPTAALYGLRLEREAGEGWAGEAGKPLLHPLRPGHPLPLLVPACGHHHAPMPDYGCLKPPKASEDGHEGCSCALCPDGRYGHPGYPALVTYGYGGALPSYCPAYGRVPQSCGSPGEGRGYPSSGAHSPRAGSVSPGSPPYPPPRKLSYEIPAEEGGDRYPMPGHLAPAGPLASAESPEPASWREGPSGHSTLPRSPRDAPRSAPSELSGPSTPLHTSSPVQGKDGTRRQDTTSPTLVPTQRPSPGEPLPSVPQGGAEEKAPEAPARSGLELPAPSPFPAASPPGSPHDWPQERSPGSRSDSASPRGPVPTTLPGLRHAPWQGLRDPPDSPDGSPLTPVPTQMPWLVASPEPPQSSPTPAFPVAASYDISGPSQPPLPEKRHLLGPGQQPGPWGPEQASPPARGTSHHVTFAPLLPDQVPQPPEPPAQESQSNVKFVQDTSKFWYKPHLSRDQAIALLKDKDPGAFLIRDSHSFQGAYGLALKVATAPPSAQPWRGDPLEQLVRHFLIETGPKGVKIKGCPSEPYFGSLSALVSQHSISPLSLPCCLRIPSKDPLEETPEAPAPANMSTAADLLRQGAASTVDPGKP, from the exons ATGCAAATGAGGGAGGCACGTTGGCACATTCTTCCAAGTGACAGCTCCAGCCAGCCTAAGGGCTGCCGGCCAAGGCTTAGGCCTGAGGACCCCGTGGCCCTTAACCCCATATATTTTTGGCAGAtcactccccccacacacacccacttCCAAGGCCCCAATCCACCTCCTTCCCTGACTCCCGGGACAGGAAGTTGGCCCTGTtcccaggagggaggcaggaggcccacGGAGGGGGTTGGAGCATGTGTTGGGAGGGGGCCTCCTGTCCAGTCCTTAGGCCTGGGACAGCTGCTGAGCAAGGAGAGCAGAGCTAGGAGGGCCATGAAG CCTCGGAAAGCCGAACCACATAGCTTCCGGGAGAAGGTGTTCCGCAAGAAACCACCGGTCTGCGCGGTGTGTAAGGTGACCGTCGATGGGACTGGAGTCTCATGCAGAG TTTGCAAGGTGGCAACACATAGAAAATGTGAAGCAAAG GTGACTTCGTCCTGTCAGGCCTTGCCTCCCGCCGAGCTG CGGAGAAACACCGCCCCCGTGAGGCGCATAGAGCACCTG GGATCCACCAAGTCTCTGAACCACTCAAAGCAGCGCAGCACCCTGCCCAG GAGCTTCAGCCTGGACCCGCTCATGGAGCGCCGCTGGGACCTGGACCTCACCTACGTGACGGAGCGGATCCTGGCCGCCGCCTTCCCCGCGCGGCCCGACGAGCAGCGACACCGGGGCCACCTGCGCGAGCTGGCTCACGTGCTGCAGTCCAAGCACCGCGACAAGTACCtg CTCTTCAACCTTTCAGAGAAAAGACACGACCTGACCCGCCTAAACCCCAAG GTCCAGGACTTCGGCTGGCCCGAGCTGCACGCGCCCCCCCTGGACAAGCTGTGTTCCATCTGCAAAGCCATGGAGACGTGGCTCAGTGCTGACCCACAGCACGTGGTCGTACTGTACTGCAAG gGGAGCAAGGGCAAGCTCGGCGTCATCGTCTCCGCCTACATGCACTACAGCAAGATCTCTGCAGG GGCAGACCAGGCGCTGGCCACGCTTACCATGAGGAAGTTCTGCGAGGACAAGGTGGCCGCGGAGCTGCAGCCCTCCCAGCGCCG GTACATCAGCTACTTCAGCGGCCTGCTGTCCGGCTCCATCAGAATGAACAGCAGCCCCCTCTTCCTGCACTACGTGCTCGTGCCCGTGCTGCCAGCCTTTGAGCCCGGCACCG GCTTCCAGCCCTTCCTCAAGATCTACCAGTCCATGCAGCTGGTCTACACCTCGGGAATCTA TCACATCGCCGGCCCCGGGCCGCAGCAGCTCTGCATCAGCCTGGAGCCGGCCCTCCTCCTCAAGGGCGATGTCATG GTGACCTGCTATCACAAGGGTGGCCGGGGGACAGACCGGACCCTTGTGTTTCGAGTCCAGTTCCACACGTGCACCATCCACGGACCACGGCTCACTTTCCCCAAGGACCAGCTGGACGAGGCCTGGGCTG aTGAGAGGTTCCCATTCCAAGCCTCCGTGGAGTTCGTCTTCTCCTCCAGCCCTGAAAAGGTCAAAG GCAGCACCCCACGGAATGACCCTTCGGTCTCCGTTGACTACAACACCGCAGAGCCCGCCGTGCGCTGGGACTCCTACGAGCACTTCAATCAGCACCACGAGGACAGCGTGGACG GCTCCCCCACCCACACCCGGGGACCTCTGGATGGCAGTCCCTACGCCCAGGTGCAGCGGGCCCCCCGCCAGACCCCGCCGGCACCCTCCCCGGAGCCACCTCCGCCCCCCATGCTCTCCGTCAGCAGCGACTCCGGCCACTCGTCCACGCTGACCGCCGAGCCGGCCGCCGAGTCCCCTGGCCGGCCTCCCCCGACGGCCGCCGAGCGCCAGGAGCTGGACCGCCTCctggggggctgcggggtggccgggccgggccggggcgccgggCGGGAGACGGCCATCCTGGACGACGAGGAGCAGCCCCCCGCGGCCGCGGGCCCGCCGCTCGGAGTGTACTCGGGCCACAGGCCCGGCCTCAGCCGCCACTGCTCCTGCCGCCAGGGCTACCGGGAGCCCTGCGGGGTCCCCAACGGGGGCTACTACCGGCCAGAGGGAACGCTGGACCGGCGGCGGCTGGCCTACGGGGGCTACGAGGGGCACCCCCAGGGCTACGCCGAGGCCGCGGTGGAAAAGAGGCGCCTCTGCCGCTCGCTGTCCGAGGGGCCCTACCCCTACGGCCCGGAGCTGGGGAAAGCCGCCAGCGCGGACTTCGGCTACCGGGCCCCGGGCTACCGGGAGCTGGTGATCCTGGAGGACCCGGGGCTGCCCGCCCTGTGCTCGTGCCCCGCGTGCGAGGAGAAGCTGGCGCTGCCCACTGCGGCCCTGTACGGGCTGCGGCTGGAgcgggaggccggggaggggtgGGCGGGCGAGGCGGGCAAGCCTCTGCTGCACCCGCTGCGCCCCGGGCACCCGCTGCCCCTGCTGGTGCCTGCCTGCGGCCATCACCACGCCCCCATGCCCGACTACGGCTGCCTGAAGCCGCCCAAGGCCAGCGAGGACGGGCACGAGGGCTGCTCCTGCGCCCTGTGCCCCGACGGCAGGTATGGGCATCCGGGGTACCCGGCCCTGGTGACCTACGGCTACGGAGGAGCGCTCCCCAGTTACTGCCCGGCGTACGGCAGGGTGCCTCAGAGCTGTGGCTCCCCGGGTGAGGGCAGGGGGTACCCCAGCTCCGGTGCCCACTCCCCCCGGGCCGGCTCCGTCTCCCCGGGCAGCCCGCCCTACCCACCACCCAGGAAGCTGAGCTACGAGATCCCCgcggaggagggaggggacaggtaCCCGATGCCTGGGCACCTGGCCCCAGCAGGACCCCTGGCATCCGCAG AGTCACCCGAGCCGGCGTCCTGGAGGGAGGGCCCCAGCGGGCACAGCACCCTGCCTCGCTCCCCCCGTGATGCTCCACGCAGCGCGCCCTCCGAGCTCTCGGGGCCCTCCACGCCCTTGCACACCAGCAGCCCGGTCCAGGGCAAGGACGG CACCCGACGGCAGGACACCACGTCCCCCACCTTGGTGCCCACCCAGAGGCCAAGTCCCGGCGAGCCCTTGCCGTCCGTTCCCCAGGGAGGCGCCGAAGAAAAGGCTCCCGAGGCGCCAGCGAGGAGCGGGCTTGAGCTCCCGGCCCCGAGCCCCttccccgccgcctccccgcccggCTCACCCCACGACTGGCCTCAGGAGAGGAGCCCAGGGAGCCGCTCGGACAGCGCCAGCCCCCGGGGCCCCGTGCCCACCACGCTGCCTGGCCTCCGCCATGCCCCCTGGCAGGGCCTCCGAGACCCGCCGGATAGTCCGGACGGGTCCCCCCTCACCCCCGTGCCTACCCAGATGCCCTGGCTCGTGGCCAGCCCGGAGCCGCCGCAGAGCTCCCCCACGCCTGCCTTCCCCGTGGCCGCTTCCTATGACATCAGCGGCCCCTCGCAGCCGCCACTGCCCGAGAAACGCCACTTGCTGGGACCTGGGCAacagccagggccctggggccccgAGCAGGCCTCCCCACCAGCCAGGGGCACCAGTCACCATGTCACCTTTGCACCTCTGCTCCCGGACCAagtcccccagcccccag AGCCCCCTGCGCAAGAGAGCCAGAGCAACGTCAAGTTCGTCCAGGATACGTCCAAGTTCTGGTACAAACCACACCTGTCCCGTGACCAAG CCATTGCCCTGCTGAAGGACAAGGACCCTGGTGCCTTCCTGATCAGGGACAGTCACTCGTTCCAAGGAGCCTATGGGCTGGCCCTCAAGGTAGCCACAGCTCCACCCAGCGCCCAGCCCTGGAGAG GGGACCCCCTGGAGCAGCTGGTGCGCCATTTCCTCATTGAGACTGGGCCCAAAGGGGTGAAGATCAAGGGCTGTCCCAGCGAGCCCTACTTTG GCAGCCTGTCCGCCCTGGTGTCCCAGCACTCCATCTCCCCGCTgtccctgccctgctgcctgcGCATCCCCAGCAAAG ATCCTCTGGAGGAGACCCCAGAGGCCCCGGCGCCCGCCAACATGAGCACGGCGGCAGACCTCCTCCGTCAGGGCGCCG CTTCCACCGTGGATCCGGGGAAACCGTAG